A genomic stretch from Pomacea canaliculata isolate SZHN2017 linkage group LG2, ASM307304v1, whole genome shotgun sequence includes:
- the LOC112556719 gene encoding caspase-2-like, producing MEKFHEELLITNRVKLIKNIDVTKDLYSELLQRKVLTQMIVREIKTNKNTYRQIEELLDILPRRGPHAFDLFCECLIATGQETIVHSILKVNLAEAPTEKPASSGKVSTAHS from the exons ATGGAGAAGTTTCACGAAGAACTGCTCATAACCAACCGTGTGAAACTGATCAAAAACATCGATGTGACTAAAGATCTATACAGCGAGCTTTTGCAGCGTAAAGTGCTCACCCAGATGATAGTCCGGGAGATCAAA ACCAACAAAAACACCTACAGACAAATTGAAGAGCTCTTAGACATACTACCAAGACGGGGTCCTCATGCTTTTGATCTATTCTGTGAATGTTTAATAGCTACAGGTCAAGAGACTATTGTGCACTCCATTCTAAAAGTGAATCTTGCTGAAGCACCTACAGAAAAGCCTGCATCATCCGGCAAAGTATCCACTGCTCACTCTTAA